A stretch of Halichondria panicea chromosome 1, odHalPani1.1, whole genome shotgun sequence DNA encodes these proteins:
- the LOC135345936 gene encoding sushi, von Willebrand factor type A, EGF and pentraxin domain-containing protein 1-like isoform X1, with the protein MDLLRKLVIFAVILLCSQISKSSENLAVVVGVCSRTARRSVSRSESYLIYSRQSYRYYSSCGTWLWPSRCSRTGYRKVGSIAYKTKYSNQYYRDEFCCLGYAGRPPSCQRICPSVRSPNNGVVRVTTYNVNGRATYTCNTGYRLSGLSSRTCSSSGSWSGSNPSCQRSCPILNNPSNGRVSVSSYFGGGRCTYSCNTGYRLSGSSSRTCSSSGSWSGSNPSCRRISCPTLNNPSNGRVSVSSYFFGSRGTYSCNTGYGLSGSSSRTCLSSGSWSGSNPSCQRICPTLNNPSNGRVSVSSYFRRGTGTYSCNTGYGLSGSSYRTCSSSGSWSGSNPSCQRICPTLNHPSNGRVSVSSYFGRGRGTYSCNTGYGLSGSSSRTCSSSGSWSGSNPSCLRICPTLNNPSNGRVSVSSYFIGSRGTYSCNTGYGLSGSSSRTCSSSGSWSGSNPSCQRICPTLNNPSNGRVSVSSYFGRGRGTYSCNTGYRLSGSSSRTCSSSGSWSGSNPSCQRICPTLNNPSNGRVSVSSYFIGSRGTYSCNTGYGLSGSSSRTCSSSGSWSGSNPSCQRICPTLNNPSNGRVSVSSYFGRGRGTYSCNTGYRLSGSSSRTCSSSGSWSGSNPSCQRICPTLNNPSNGRVSVSSYFIGSRGTYSCNTGYGLSGSSSRTCSSSGSWSGSNPSCQRICPTLNNPSNGRVSVSSYFGRGTGTYSCNTGYRLSGSSSRTCSSSGSWSGSNPSCQRICPTLNNPSNGRVSVSSYFIGSRGTYSCNTGYGLSGSSSRTCSSSGSWSGSNPSCQRICPTLNNPSNGRVSVSSYFGRGRGTYSCNTGYRLSGSSSRTCSSSGSWSGSNPSCRRICPTLNNPSNGRVSVSSYFIGSRGTYSCNTGYGLSGLSSRTCSSSGSWSGSNPSCRRVCPLLNNPSNGRVSVSSCFIEGKATYSCNTGYRLSGSYSRTCSSSGSWSGSNSSCQRENEICDSKLASFAKEQNLKRERVVQSIVTIVGFAPELVTEMFNTSSHNESNSSGLIFKHVYTSLSETFNVAPSEAKFNKFVEAVTEISIAEDEACSGSDSPSAADIPGIVIKFNQLFSAGKSGDITEIRSLYGQILCIKRHEQAPDTNRSKRSTHCPEVSNCGCPEGDLDEPDNIICACHFFGCLDPDQHMKPMLGFDDRIQCLAFVIDTTGSMSSEIAGAKKILTDFIRAEENLNILGCYLLVPFNDVGPDNAHVPDASVGNISVAYTDEVDELLTFYSNLNGLQAKGGGDGPEYSLDAMLKALKLKHYDDSDRLVPWMMDGSQMIVITDAPSKHQEIELNVSRMAYDMGVCIHFFVSDSYGTEDGLYKRVADETNGQLIFPFSNWDIAKFASSYMNSPCAFEVSRRKRAAIASRCQSFHISELSILFRFSGNTDSSVILTRPSGTTIEVLGGAGVAVHSEGHPEAGEWLACLSSGDLEFSVDQDYSLDATLGYLKKTNTGTIVASIVPPTECSTGQVMLSTSKNALIVQSRLSMLGSDQNVIQTAHLAKCSDAFVANMSFPRGEYTFLLEGVDTSGVWISYRVGKKVVFRPGEYELVANGKKTIEIELSDTFGISFSISNLNSYASTFDFSTTSPGFIATLQKKSVSLSPGEIRNVVVVFSVSSSSVRKGSTHTIEFRASNGCVTLSDTKIVMIKAAGTPPPAEVCGCQNGGTCVVQTRRGREFKSCLCPSGYRGRTCET; encoded by the exons ATGGATTTGCTGAGAAAGCTAGTAatttttgctgtgatcctactTTGTTCTCAAATATCCAAATCGAGTGAAAa ccttGCTGTTGTTGTTGGGGTGTGCAGCAGAACTGCGAGGCGTTCTGTATCAAGATCAGAGTCGTACTTAATATATAGTAGACAGAGTTACAGGTACTACTCTTCTTGTGGCACCTGGTTATGGCCCAGTAGGTGTTCGAGGACTGGGTACAG GAAAGTAGGAAGCATAGCGTATAAAACGAAGTACAGCAATCAATACTATCGTGACGAATTCTGCTGCTTGGGTTATGCTGGACGACCACCTAGCTGTCAAC GTATCTGCCCTTCAGTAAGATCTCCAAACAATGGTGTTGTCAGAGTGACCACCTACAATGTTAATGGCAGAGCTACCTACACTTGCAACACTGGGTATAGACTTTCTGGCTTATCTTCTCGTACTTGCTCGTCCAGTGGCAGTTGGTCTGGATCCAATCCCTCCTGTCAAA GAAGTTGCCCCATACTTAATAACCCAAGCAATGGTCGAGTGTCCGTTAGCTCTTATTTTGGAGGAGGCAGATGTACTTACAGCTGCAACACTGGGTATAGACTGTCTGGCTCATCTTCTCGTACTTGCTCATCCAGTGGTAGCTGGTCTGGATCCAATCCCTCTTGTCGAA GAATCAGTTGCCCTACACTGAATAACCCAAGCAATGGTCGGGTGTCCGTTAGCTCTTATTTTTTCGGAAGCAGAGGTACTTACAGCTGCAATACTGGGTATGGACTGTCTGGCTCATCTTCTCGTACTTGCTTGTCCAGTGGCAGCTGGTCTGGATCCAATCCCTCCTGTCAAA GAATTTGCCCTACACTGAATAATCCGAGCAATGGTCGGGTGTCTGTTAGCTCTTATTTTAGAAGAGGCACAGGTACTTACAGCTGCAACACTGGATATGGACTGTCTGGTTCATCTTATCGTACTTGCTCGTCCAGTGGCAGCTGGTCTGGATCCAATCCCTCCTGTCAAA GAATTTGCCCTACACTGAATCACCCGAGCAATGGTCGGGTGTCCGTTAGCTCTTATTTTGGAAGAGGCAGAGGTACTTACAGCTGCAACACTGGGTATGGACTGTCTGGCTCATCTTCTCGTACTTGCTCATCCAGTGGCAGCTGGTCTGGATCTAATCCTTCCTGTCTAA GAATTTGCCCAACACTGAATAACCCAAGCAATGGTCGAGTGTCCGTTAGCTCTTATTTTATCGGAAGCAGAGGTACTTACAGCTGCAACACTGGGTATGGACTGTCTGGATCATCTTCTCGTACTTGCTCGTCCAGTGGCAGCTGGTCTGGATCCAATCCCTCCTGTCAAA GAATTTGCCCTACACTGAATAACCCGAGCAATGGTCGGGTGTCTGTTAGCTCTTATTTTGGAAGAGGCAGAGGTACTTACAGCTGCAACACTGGGTATAGACTGTCTGGATCATCTTCTCGTACTTGCTCATCCAGTGGCAGCTGGTCTGGATCCAATCCCTCCTGTCAAA GAATTTGCCCAACATTGAATAACCCAAGCAATGGTCGAGTGTCCGTTAGCTCTTATTTTATCGGAAGCAGAGGTACTTACAGCTGCAACACTGGGTATGGACTGTCTGGATCATCTTCTCGTACTTGCTCGTCCAGTGGCAGCTGGTCTGGATCCAATCCCTCCTGTCAAA GAATTTGCCCTACACTGAATAACCCGAGCAATGGTCGGGTGTCTGTTAGCTCTTATTTTGGAAGAGGCAGAGGTACTTACAGCTGCAACACTGGGTATAGACTGTCTGGATCATCTTCTCGTACTTGCTCATCCAGTGGCAGCTGGTCTGGATCCAATCCCTCCTGTCAAA GAATTTGCCCAACATTGAATAACCCAAGCAATGGTCGAGTGTCCGTTAGCTCTTATTTTATCGGAAGCAGAGGTACTTACAGCTGCAACACTGGGTATGGACTGTCTGGATCATCTTCTCGTACTTGCTCGTCCAGTGGCAGCTGGTCTGGATCTAATCCCTCCTGTCAAA GAATTTGCCCTACACTGAATAACCCGAGCAATGGTCGGGTGTCTGTTAGCTCTTATTTTGGAAGAGGCACAGGTACTTACAGCTGCAACACTGGGTATAGACTGTCTGGATCATCTTCTCGTACTTGCTCATCCAGTGGCAGCTGGTCTGGATCCAATCCCTCCTGTCAAA GAATTTGCCCAACATTGAATAACCCAAGCAATGGTCGTGTGTCCGTTAGCTCTTATTTTATCGGAAGCAGAGGTACTTACAGCTGCAACACTGGGTATGGACTATCTGGTTCCTCTTCTCGTACTTGCTCGTCCAGTGGCAGCTGGTCTGGATCCAATCCCTCCTGTCAAA GAATTTGCCCTACACTGAATAACCCGAGCAATGGTCGGGTGTCTGTTAGCTCTTATTTTGGAAGAGGCAGAGGTACTTACAGCTGCAACACTGGGTATAGACTGTCTGGATCATCTTCTCGTACTTGCTCATCCAGCGGCAGCTGGTCTGGATCCAATCCCTCCTGTCGAA GAATTTGCCCAACACTGAATAACCCAAGCAATGGTCGAGTGTCCGTTAGCTCTTATTTTATCGGAAGCAGAGGTACTTACAGCTGCAACACTGGATATGGACTGTCTGGATTATCTTCTCGTACTTGCTCGTCCAGTGGCAGTTGGTCTGGATCCAATCCCTCCTGTCGAA GAGTTTGCCCTCTGCTGAACAACCCAAGCAATGGTCGGGTGTCCGTTAGCTCATGTTTTATAGAAGGCAAAGCTACTTACAGCTGCAATACTGGGTATAGACTATCTGGCTCATATTCTCGTACTTGCTCTTCCAGCGGCAGCTGGTCTGGATCCAATTCCTCCTGTCAAA GAGAGAATGAAATTTGTGATTCTAAACTTGCTAGTTTTGCGAAAGAACAAAATCTAAAGCGGGAAAGAGTTGTTCAATCCATTGTTACCATAGTTGGCTTTGCACCAGAACTAGTGACTGAAATGTTTAATACATCATCACACAATGAGTCTAATTCAAGTGGCTTGATCTTCAAACACGTTTATACATCTCTGTCTGAGACGTTCAATGTTGCACCATCTGAAGCAAAATTCAACAAATTTGTTGAAGCCGTAACCGAAATATCTATAGCCGAAGATGAAGCCTGCAGTGGATCAGATAGTCCAAGTGCAGCTGATATTCCAGGAATCGTAATTAAATTCAAtcaacttttctctgctgGTAAAAGTGGAGATATAACTGAAATCAGGAGTTTGTATGGGCAGATTCTTTGCATTAAACGTCATGAGCAGGCACCAGATACCAATAGAAGTAAAAGATCAACACATTGTCCTGAAGTATCGAATTGTGGTTGTCCAGAAGGGGACCTTGATGAGCCTGACAATATAATTTGTGCTTGCCATTTCTTTGGGTGTCTAGATCCTGACCAGCACATGAAGCCCATGCTTGGTTTTGATGATCGGATACAATGTTTAGCCTTTGTGATTGATACCACAGGTAGCATGTCTAGCGAAATAGCAGGTGCCAAAAAAATATTAACCGATTTTATCCGGGCTGAAGAAAATCTTAATATTCTTGGATGCTATCTACTTGTGCCATTCAATGATGTTGGTCCTGACAATGCTCATGTACCAGATGCAA GTGTTGGCAATATCTCAGTTGCTTATACGGATGAAGTGGATGAATTGTTGACCTTTTATAGTAATCTGAATGGCTTGCAGGCTAAAGGAGGTGGTGATGGTCCTGAATATTCTCTTGATGCCATGCTTAAAGCTCTTAAGTTGAAACATTATGATGATTCTGATAGGTTAGTACCGTGGATGATGGACGGCTCACAAATGATAGTGATAACAGATGCGCCATCAAAACACCAAGAAATAGAGCTCAACGTTTCTAGGATGGCGTATGATATGGGAGTTTGCATTCATTTCTTTGTCTCTGATAGTTATGGAACTGAAGATGGACTCTATAAACGTGTAGCTGATGAAACTAATGGTCAACTTATTTTTCCGTTCTCGAATTGGGATATTGCCAAATTTGCTTCATCGTATATGAATTCACCTTGTGCATTTGAAGTTTCACGAAGAAAACGTGCAGCTATTGCTTCTCGTTGTCAAAGTTTCCATATTTCTGAGTTGTCAATATTGTTTCGATTCTCTGGCAACACTGATTCAAGTGTCATTCTTACACGTCCGTCCGGAACAACAATTGAGGTATTGGGAGGTGCAGGAGTTGCAGTTCACTCGGAGGGTCATCCTGAAGCGGGAGAATGGTTGGCCTGTTTGAGCTCAGGAGACTTGGAATTCTCTGTAGACCAAGATTATTCATTGGATGCTACACTTGGATATTTGAAGAAGACTAATACTGGAACAATTGTTGCATCAATTGTTCCACCAACAGAGT GTTCCACTGGTCAGGTCATGCTGTCAACTTCCAAAAATGCCTTGATAGTTCAGTCTCGGTTGTCTATGTTGGGCAGTGATCAAAATGTCATTCAAACAGCGCACTTGGCAAAATGCAGTGACGCTTTTGTAGCAAACATGTCATTCCCACGAGGAGAGTACACTTTCTTGCTAGAAGGAGTTGATACAAGTGGTGTTTGGATTTCTTACCGTGTTGGCAAAAAGGTGGTATTTAGACCTGGAGAGTATGAACTTGTTGCAAATGGCAAGAAGACTATTGAAATTGAGCTGTCTGATACATTCGGTATCAGTTTTTCAATCAGTAATCTCAATTCCTATGCTTCAACGTTTGATTTCTCTACCACTTCTCCTGGATTCATTGCAACATTGCAGAAAAAGAGTGTATCACTTTCTCCGGGAGAGATTAGAAATGTTGTTGTAGTTTTCTCTGTATCAAGTTCCTCCGTTCGAAAAGGATCCACTCACACAATTGAATTCCGAGCCTCAAACGGCTGTGTAACCCTCTCAGATACCAAAATTGTGATGATTAAG gCCGCTGGTACTCCTCCTCCAGCAGAAGTGTGTGGGTGTCAGAATGGTGGTACCTGTGTGGTGCAGACACGACGTGGGCGGGAGTTTAAGAGTTGCTTGTGTCCCTCTGGATACCGGGGACGCACTTGTGAAACATAG
- the LOC135345936 gene encoding CUB and sushi domain-containing protein 3-like isoform X2, with the protein MDLLRKLVIFAVILLCSQISKSSENLAVVVGVCSRTARRSVSRSESYLIYSRQSYRYYSSCGTWLWPSRCSRTGYRKVGSIAYKTKYSNQYYRDEFCCLGYAGRPPSCQRICPSVRSPNNGVVRVTTYNVNGRATYTCNTGYRLSGLSSRTCSSSGSWSGSNPSCQRSCPILNNPSNGRVSVSSYFGGGRCTYSCNTGYRLSGSSSRTCSSSGSWSGSNPSCRRISCPTLNNPSNGRVSVSSYFFGSRGTYSCNTGYGLSGSSSRTCLSSGSWSGSNPSCQRICPTLNNPSNGRVSVSSYFRRGTGTYSCNTGYGLSGSSYRTCSSSGSWSGSNPSCQRICPTLNHPSNGRVSVSSYFGRGRGTYSCNTGYGLSGSSSRTCSSSGSWSGSNPSCLRICPTLNNPSNGRVSVSSYFIGSRGTYSCNTGYGLSGSSSRTCSSSGSWSGSNPSCQRICPTLNNPSNGRVSVSSYFGRGRGTYSCNTGYRLSGSSSRTCSSSGSWSGSNPSCQRICPTLNNPSNGRVSVSSYFIGSRGTYSCNTGYGLSGSSSRTCSSSGSWSGSNPSCQRICPTLNNPSNGRVSVSSYFGRGRGTYSCNTGYRLSGSSSRTCSSSGSWSGSNPSCQRICPTLNNPSNGRVSVSSYFIGSRGTYSCNTGYGLSGSSSRTCSSSGSWSGSNPSCQRICPTLNNPSNGRVSVSSYFIGSRGTYSCNTGYGLSGSSSRTCSSSGSWSGSNPSCQRICPTLNNPSNGRVSVSSYFGRGRGTYSCNTGYRLSGSSSRTCSSSGSWSGSNPSCRRICPTLNNPSNGRVSVSSYFIGSRGTYSCNTGYGLSGLSSRTCSSSGSWSGSNPSCRRVCPLLNNPSNGRVSVSSCFIEGKATYSCNTGYRLSGSYSRTCSSSGSWSGSNSSCQRENEICDSKLASFAKEQNLKRERVVQSIVTIVGFAPELVTEMFNTSSHNESNSSGLIFKHVYTSLSETFNVAPSEAKFNKFVEAVTEISIAEDEACSGSDSPSAADIPGIVIKFNQLFSAGKSGDITEIRSLYGQILCIKRHEQAPDTNRSKRSTHCPEVSNCGCPEGDLDEPDNIICACHFFGCLDPDQHMKPMLGFDDRIQCLAFVIDTTGSMSSEIAGAKKILTDFIRAEENLNILGCYLLVPFNDVGPDNAHVPDASVGNISVAYTDEVDELLTFYSNLNGLQAKGGGDGPEYSLDAMLKALKLKHYDDSDRLVPWMMDGSQMIVITDAPSKHQEIELNVSRMAYDMGVCIHFFVSDSYGTEDGLYKRVADETNGQLIFPFSNWDIAKFASSYMNSPCAFEVSRRKRAAIASRCQSFHISELSILFRFSGNTDSSVILTRPSGTTIEVLGGAGVAVHSEGHPEAGEWLACLSSGDLEFSVDQDYSLDATLGYLKKTNTGTIVASIVPPTECSTGQVMLSTSKNALIVQSRLSMLGSDQNVIQTAHLAKCSDAFVANMSFPRGEYTFLLEGVDTSGVWISYRVGKKVVFRPGEYELVANGKKTIEIELSDTFGISFSISNLNSYASTFDFSTTSPGFIATLQKKSVSLSPGEIRNVVVVFSVSSSSVRKGSTHTIEFRASNGCVTLSDTKIVMIKAAGTPPPAEVCGCQNGGTCVVQTRRGREFKSCLCPSGYRGRTCET; encoded by the exons ATGGATTTGCTGAGAAAGCTAGTAatttttgctgtgatcctactTTGTTCTCAAATATCCAAATCGAGTGAAAa ccttGCTGTTGTTGTTGGGGTGTGCAGCAGAACTGCGAGGCGTTCTGTATCAAGATCAGAGTCGTACTTAATATATAGTAGACAGAGTTACAGGTACTACTCTTCTTGTGGCACCTGGTTATGGCCCAGTAGGTGTTCGAGGACTGGGTACAG GAAAGTAGGAAGCATAGCGTATAAAACGAAGTACAGCAATCAATACTATCGTGACGAATTCTGCTGCTTGGGTTATGCTGGACGACCACCTAGCTGTCAAC GTATCTGCCCTTCAGTAAGATCTCCAAACAATGGTGTTGTCAGAGTGACCACCTACAATGTTAATGGCAGAGCTACCTACACTTGCAACACTGGGTATAGACTTTCTGGCTTATCTTCTCGTACTTGCTCGTCCAGTGGCAGTTGGTCTGGATCCAATCCCTCCTGTCAAA GAAGTTGCCCCATACTTAATAACCCAAGCAATGGTCGAGTGTCCGTTAGCTCTTATTTTGGAGGAGGCAGATGTACTTACAGCTGCAACACTGGGTATAGACTGTCTGGCTCATCTTCTCGTACTTGCTCATCCAGTGGTAGCTGGTCTGGATCCAATCCCTCTTGTCGAA GAATCAGTTGCCCTACACTGAATAACCCAAGCAATGGTCGGGTGTCCGTTAGCTCTTATTTTTTCGGAAGCAGAGGTACTTACAGCTGCAATACTGGGTATGGACTGTCTGGCTCATCTTCTCGTACTTGCTTGTCCAGTGGCAGCTGGTCTGGATCCAATCCCTCCTGTCAAA GAATTTGCCCTACACTGAATAATCCGAGCAATGGTCGGGTGTCTGTTAGCTCTTATTTTAGAAGAGGCACAGGTACTTACAGCTGCAACACTGGATATGGACTGTCTGGTTCATCTTATCGTACTTGCTCGTCCAGTGGCAGCTGGTCTGGATCCAATCCCTCCTGTCAAA GAATTTGCCCTACACTGAATCACCCGAGCAATGGTCGGGTGTCCGTTAGCTCTTATTTTGGAAGAGGCAGAGGTACTTACAGCTGCAACACTGGGTATGGACTGTCTGGCTCATCTTCTCGTACTTGCTCATCCAGTGGCAGCTGGTCTGGATCTAATCCTTCCTGTCTAA GAATTTGCCCAACACTGAATAACCCAAGCAATGGTCGAGTGTCCGTTAGCTCTTATTTTATCGGAAGCAGAGGTACTTACAGCTGCAACACTGGGTATGGACTGTCTGGATCATCTTCTCGTACTTGCTCGTCCAGTGGCAGCTGGTCTGGATCCAATCCCTCCTGTCAAA GAATTTGCCCTACACTGAATAACCCGAGCAATGGTCGGGTGTCTGTTAGCTCTTATTTTGGAAGAGGCAGAGGTACTTACAGCTGCAACACTGGGTATAGACTGTCTGGATCATCTTCTCGTACTTGCTCATCCAGTGGCAGCTGGTCTGGATCCAATCCCTCCTGTCAAA GAATTTGCCCAACATTGAATAACCCAAGCAATGGTCGAGTGTCCGTTAGCTCTTATTTTATCGGAAGCAGAGGTACTTACAGCTGCAACACTGGGTATGGACTGTCTGGATCATCTTCTCGTACTTGCTCGTCCAGTGGCAGCTGGTCTGGATCCAATCCCTCCTGTCAAA GAATTTGCCCTACACTGAATAACCCGAGCAATGGTCGGGTGTCTGTTAGCTCTTATTTTGGAAGAGGCAGAGGTACTTACAGCTGCAACACTGGGTATAGACTGTCTGGATCATCTTCTCGTACTTGCTCATCCAGTGGCAGCTGGTCTGGATCCAATCCCTCCTGTCAAA GAATTTGCCCAACATTGAATAACCCAAGCAATGGTCGAGTGTCCGTTAGCTCTTATTTTATCGGAAGCAGAGGTACTTACAGCTGCAACACTGGGTATGGACTGTCTGGATCATCTTCTCGTACTTGCTCGTCCAGTGGCAGCTGGTCTGGATCTAATCCCTCCTGTCAAA GAATTTGCCCAACATTGAATAACCCAAGCAATGGTCGTGTGTCCGTTAGCTCTTATTTTATCGGAAGCAGAGGTACTTACAGCTGCAACACTGGGTATGGACTATCTGGTTCCTCTTCTCGTACTTGCTCGTCCAGTGGCAGCTGGTCTGGATCCAATCCCTCCTGTCAAA GAATTTGCCCTACACTGAATAACCCGAGCAATGGTCGGGTGTCTGTTAGCTCTTATTTTGGAAGAGGCAGAGGTACTTACAGCTGCAACACTGGGTATAGACTGTCTGGATCATCTTCTCGTACTTGCTCATCCAGCGGCAGCTGGTCTGGATCCAATCCCTCCTGTCGAA GAATTTGCCCAACACTGAATAACCCAAGCAATGGTCGAGTGTCCGTTAGCTCTTATTTTATCGGAAGCAGAGGTACTTACAGCTGCAACACTGGATATGGACTGTCTGGATTATCTTCTCGTACTTGCTCGTCCAGTGGCAGTTGGTCTGGATCCAATCCCTCCTGTCGAA GAGTTTGCCCTCTGCTGAACAACCCAAGCAATGGTCGGGTGTCCGTTAGCTCATGTTTTATAGAAGGCAAAGCTACTTACAGCTGCAATACTGGGTATAGACTATCTGGCTCATATTCTCGTACTTGCTCTTCCAGCGGCAGCTGGTCTGGATCCAATTCCTCCTGTCAAA GAGAGAATGAAATTTGTGATTCTAAACTTGCTAGTTTTGCGAAAGAACAAAATCTAAAGCGGGAAAGAGTTGTTCAATCCATTGTTACCATAGTTGGCTTTGCACCAGAACTAGTGACTGAAATGTTTAATACATCATCACACAATGAGTCTAATTCAAGTGGCTTGATCTTCAAACACGTTTATACATCTCTGTCTGAGACGTTCAATGTTGCACCATCTGAAGCAAAATTCAACAAATTTGTTGAAGCCGTAACCGAAATATCTATAGCCGAAGATGAAGCCTGCAGTGGATCAGATAGTCCAAGTGCAGCTGATATTCCAGGAATCGTAATTAAATTCAAtcaacttttctctgctgGTAAAAGTGGAGATATAACTGAAATCAGGAGTTTGTATGGGCAGATTCTTTGCATTAAACGTCATGAGCAGGCACCAGATACCAATAGAAGTAAAAGATCAACACATTGTCCTGAAGTATCGAATTGTGGTTGTCCAGAAGGGGACCTTGATGAGCCTGACAATATAATTTGTGCTTGCCATTTCTTTGGGTGTCTAGATCCTGACCAGCACATGAAGCCCATGCTTGGTTTTGATGATCGGATACAATGTTTAGCCTTTGTGATTGATACCACAGGTAGCATGTCTAGCGAAATAGCAGGTGCCAAAAAAATATTAACCGATTTTATCCGGGCTGAAGAAAATCTTAATATTCTTGGATGCTATCTACTTGTGCCATTCAATGATGTTGGTCCTGACAATGCTCATGTACCAGATGCAA GTGTTGGCAATATCTCAGTTGCTTATACGGATGAAGTGGATGAATTGTTGACCTTTTATAGTAATCTGAATGGCTTGCAGGCTAAAGGAGGTGGTGATGGTCCTGAATATTCTCTTGATGCCATGCTTAAAGCTCTTAAGTTGAAACATTATGATGATTCTGATAGGTTAGTACCGTGGATGATGGACGGCTCACAAATGATAGTGATAACAGATGCGCCATCAAAACACCAAGAAATAGAGCTCAACGTTTCTAGGATGGCGTATGATATGGGAGTTTGCATTCATTTCTTTGTCTCTGATAGTTATGGAACTGAAGATGGACTCTATAAACGTGTAGCTGATGAAACTAATGGTCAACTTATTTTTCCGTTCTCGAATTGGGATATTGCCAAATTTGCTTCATCGTATATGAATTCACCTTGTGCATTTGAAGTTTCACGAAGAAAACGTGCAGCTATTGCTTCTCGTTGTCAAAGTTTCCATATTTCTGAGTTGTCAATATTGTTTCGATTCTCTGGCAACACTGATTCAAGTGTCATTCTTACACGTCCGTCCGGAACAACAATTGAGGTATTGGGAGGTGCAGGAGTTGCAGTTCACTCGGAGGGTCATCCTGAAGCGGGAGAATGGTTGGCCTGTTTGAGCTCAGGAGACTTGGAATTCTCTGTAGACCAAGATTATTCATTGGATGCTACACTTGGATATTTGAAGAAGACTAATACTGGAACAATTGTTGCATCAATTGTTCCACCAACAGAGT GTTCCACTGGTCAGGTCATGCTGTCAACTTCCAAAAATGCCTTGATAGTTCAGTCTCGGTTGTCTATGTTGGGCAGTGATCAAAATGTCATTCAAACAGCGCACTTGGCAAAATGCAGTGACGCTTTTGTAGCAAACATGTCATTCCCACGAGGAGAGTACACTTTCTTGCTAGAAGGAGTTGATACAAGTGGTGTTTGGATTTCTTACCGTGTTGGCAAAAAGGTGGTATTTAGACCTGGAGAGTATGAACTTGTTGCAAATGGCAAGAAGACTATTGAAATTGAGCTGTCTGATACATTCGGTATCAGTTTTTCAATCAGTAATCTCAATTCCTATGCTTCAACGTTTGATTTCTCTACCACTTCTCCTGGATTCATTGCAACATTGCAGAAAAAGAGTGTATCACTTTCTCCGGGAGAGATTAGAAATGTTGTTGTAGTTTTCTCTGTATCAAGTTCCTCCGTTCGAAAAGGATCCACTCACACAATTGAATTCCGAGCCTCAAACGGCTGTGTAACCCTCTCAGATACCAAAATTGTGATGATTAAG gCCGCTGGTACTCCTCCTCCAGCAGAAGTGTGTGGGTGTCAGAATGGTGGTACCTGTGTGGTGCAGACACGACGTGGGCGGGAGTTTAAGAGTTGCTTGTGTCCCTCTGGATACCGGGGACGCACTTGTGAAACATAG